A stretch of Comamonadaceae bacterium M7527 DNA encodes these proteins:
- the accC gene encoding acetyl-CoA carboxylase biotin carboxylase subunit — MFKKILVANRGEIALRIQRACREMGVKAVMVYSEADRDAKYVKLADEAVCIGPASSTHSYLNMPAIISAAEVTDAEAIHPGYGFLSENANFAERVENSGFVFIGPTAASIRLMGDKVSAKQAMIKAGVPTVPGSEGALNDNPTDIKRTAKAIGYPVIIKAAGGGGGRGMRVVHTEAALLHAVQTTKAEAGTAFGNPEVYMEKYLQNPRHVEVQIIADTFKNAVYLGERDCSMQRRHQKVIEEAPAPGIPRRLIEKIGERCVAACKKIGYRGAGTFEFLYENGEFYFIEMNTRVQVEHPVTELITGIDIVRAQIEVAAGLKLAFTQKQVVINGHSIECRINAEDAFKFTPSPGRITGWHTAGGPGVRVDSHAYHNYTVPSHYDSMIGKLIVHGDTRDQALARMRSALAEMVVEGIKTNIPLHRELMADAKFMAGGTNIHYLESWLEQHPR, encoded by the coding sequence ATGTTTAAAAAGATACTGGTTGCCAACCGAGGCGAGATTGCGCTGCGCATTCAGCGCGCGTGCCGCGAAATGGGTGTGAAGGCGGTGATGGTGTACTCAGAGGCTGACCGTGACGCCAAGTACGTCAAGCTGGCTGATGAGGCTGTGTGTATTGGCCCAGCGTCCAGCACGCACAGTTACTTGAACATGCCGGCCATTATTTCGGCGGCCGAGGTGACAGATGCCGAGGCGATTCACCCTGGCTACGGTTTTTTGAGCGAGAACGCCAACTTTGCCGAGCGTGTTGAAAACAGCGGCTTTGTGTTCATTGGCCCAACAGCTGCGTCGATTCGCTTGATGGGCGACAAGGTTTCTGCCAAACAGGCCATGATCAAGGCCGGCGTGCCAACCGTACCCGGCTCTGAAGGCGCACTCAACGACAACCCAACAGATATCAAGCGCACGGCCAAGGCCATTGGCTATCCTGTCATCATCAAGGCAGCGGGCGGCGGCGGCGGGCGCGGTATGCGCGTGGTGCACACAGAAGCAGCCTTGTTGCACGCGGTGCAAACGACCAAGGCAGAAGCGGGGACAGCCTTTGGCAACCCTGAGGTGTACATGGAGAAGTATTTGCAAAATCCGCGTCACGTGGAAGTGCAAATCATTGCAGACACCTTTAAAAACGCGGTTTACCTGGGCGAGCGTGACTGCTCCATGCAGCGTCGTCACCAAAAAGTCATTGAAGAGGCGCCAGCGCCCGGTATCCCCAGGCGCCTGATTGAAAAAATCGGTGAGCGTTGTGTGGCTGCCTGTAAAAAGATTGGCTACCGCGGCGCAGGCACCTTCGAGTTTTTGTATGAAAACGGCGAGTTCTACTTTATCGAGATGAACACCCGCGTGCAGGTTGAGCACCCGGTCACCGAGCTGATTACGGGCATAGACATTGTGCGTGCGCAAATCGAGGTGGCTGCGGGCTTGAAGCTGGCGTTTACGCAAAAGCAAGTGGTGATCAATGGCCACTCTATTGAGTGCCGCATCAACGCCGAAGATGCTTTCAAGTTCACACCGTCGCCTGGGCGCATTACCGGATGGCATACCGCTGGTGGTCCAGGTGTGCGCGTTGACTCGCATGCGTATCACAACTACACCGTACCCTCGCACTACGACTCCATGATTGGCAAGTTGATTGTGCATGGCGACACGCGCGATCAAGCGCTGGCGCGCATGCGCTCTGCCTTGGCCGAGATGGTGGTTGAAGGCATCAAGACCAACATACCCCTGCACCGCGAATTGATGGCCGACGCCAAATTTATGGCCGGTGGTACCAATATTCACTACTTAGAGAGTTGGCTAGAGCAGCACCCGCGCTAA
- the prmA gene encoding 50S ribosomal protein L11 methyltransferase: MFELKLLVPQEHVETVSDALEALDALSVSVEDADAHTDAEQALFGEPDMPAPQPGWNRSRINALFKAQDEAQTAGNLLQAQDFFAACSVAAIVAVEDQDWVRLTQSQFEPVEITPEFWIVPTWHEPPEQARIALRLDPGLAFGTGTHPTTRMCLRWIAQRDLSGYRVLDYGCGSGILAMAASKFGATNIDAVDIDEAAVQSTIANASLNNTPLNAGLPDKASSEYAVVLANILATPLKVLAPLLCAHVQAGGDLVLAGILSRQVDELIEAYAPYVALSVLDEQEGWVLMGARKQ; encoded by the coding sequence ATGTTTGAGTTGAAACTACTGGTGCCGCAAGAGCATGTAGAAACTGTGAGCGATGCGCTTGAGGCTTTGGACGCGTTGAGTGTGTCTGTAGAAGATGCCGATGCGCACACCGACGCCGAACAGGCCTTGTTTGGCGAGCCGGATATGCCAGCACCGCAGCCGGGCTGGAACCGCTCGCGTATCAACGCCTTGTTCAAGGCGCAGGATGAGGCGCAAACCGCTGGCAACTTGCTGCAGGCCCAGGATTTTTTTGCTGCTTGCAGTGTCGCTGCCATCGTGGCGGTAGAAGACCAGGACTGGGTTCGTCTGACCCAGTCGCAGTTTGAGCCAGTTGAAATCACACCCGAGTTTTGGATTGTGCCTACCTGGCACGAGCCGCCTGAACAGGCGCGCATTGCGCTGCGCTTGGACCCGGGCCTGGCTTTTGGTACCGGTACACACCCCACCACACGCATGTGTTTGCGCTGGATTGCGCAACGAGATCTCAGCGGCTACCGCGTGCTGGATTACGGTTGTGGCTCTGGCATTCTGGCGATGGCTGCCAGCAAGTTTGGCGCGACCAATATTGATGCTGTGGATATTGACGAGGCGGCGGTGCAGTCCACCATTGCCAATGCCAGCTTGAACAACACGCCTTTGAATGCTGGCCTGCCCGACAAAGCCAGCAGTGAATACGCCGTGGTGTTGGCCAATATTTTGGCCACGCCGCTCAAAGTGCTGGCCCCCTTGCTGTGCGCGCATGTGCAAGCCGGCGGCGACCTGGTACTGGCAGGTATATTGAGCCGCCAGGTTGATGAGCTGATTGAGGCTTACGCTCCTTATGTTGCCTTGTCGGTACTGGACGAGCAAGAAGGCTGGGTGCTGATGGGTGCCCGCAAACAATAA
- the ampD gene encoding 1,6-anhydro-N-acetylmuramyl-L-alanine amidase AmpD: MSRPATPSHSGDAWQRGWLTRARHLPSPNFGPRPSLAKIRLVVLHSISLPPGEFGNGCIEQLFTNRLDWDAHPYFQSIRGAQVSSHFVIARTGDITQFVSVSDRAWHAGQSSWRHTSDCNDFSIGIELEGLEGGVFEQAQYRALTQLSLDLLGSFPEIEGFAGHEHIAPGRKKDPGAGFEWDHFQNSLGASAQALHWPPIDGQ; encoded by the coding sequence TTGAGCCGGCCTGCAACACCCAGCCACAGCGGCGACGCCTGGCAGCGCGGCTGGCTCACCCGCGCAAGACACCTGCCTTCACCCAACTTCGGGCCGCGCCCGAGCTTGGCCAAGATCCGCCTGGTGGTGCTGCACTCTATCAGTCTGCCCCCGGGGGAGTTTGGCAACGGTTGCATTGAGCAGCTGTTTACCAATCGCCTTGATTGGGACGCACACCCCTACTTTCAAAGCATTCGCGGCGCGCAGGTGTCCAGTCACTTTGTCATCGCAAGAACCGGGGACATCACCCAGTTTGTATCGGTATCAGACCGTGCCTGGCACGCTGGACAGTCTAGTTGGCGTCACACCAGCGACTGCAACGACTTTTCCATTGGCATAGAGCTGGAGGGTCTGGAAGGTGGTGTTTTTGAACAAGCCCAATACCGCGCATTGACCCAATTAAGCCTGGACCTATTAGGGTCTTTTCCAGAGATTGAAGGATTTGCTGGCCACGAACACATCGCGCCAGGACGCAAAAAAGACCCCGGCGCAGGCTTTGAATGGGACCACTTTCAGAACTCCCTGGGGGCGAGCGCCCAGGCGCTTCACTGGCCACCAATTGATGGCCAATGA
- a CDS encoding ribonucleoside-diphosphate reductase subunit alpha: MHTDTAVAPSTQGQSAYNDDLTTPRLSDANAFSHYQIIRRNGAVVPFLPNKVAVAMMKAFLAVHGTQGAASASVRETVDELTQGVVKALLRSRPAGGTFHIEDIQDQVELGLMRGGHHEVARAYVLYRERRTQERANSKEQVEQAPEADRLHVTDNGKRMPLDMDALRHNIEAACEGLSSDVKPDPIFNETVRNLYDGVPLDEVQKASILAARTLIEKDPDYTYATARLLLQTIAKEVLGKPVTQTELNASYADYFPGFIKKGIKAELLDEKLGQFDLARLGAALKPERDMQFDYLGMQTLYDRYFLHIRKQRIELPQAFFMRVAMGLSLNEVDREARAIEFYNILSSFDFMSSTPTLFNSGTLRSQLSSCYLTTVPDDLDGIYESIKENALLSKFAGGLGNDWTRVRALGSHIKGTNGESQGVVPFLKVVNDTAVAVNQGGKRKGAVCTYLETWHLDVEEFVELRKNTGDDRRRTHDMNTANWIPDLFMRRVMEKGQWTLFSPADTEDLHDLFGAAFEKAYVAYEAKADTGEITHYRRVEATDLWRKMLTMLFETGHPWITFKDACNVRSPQQHCGVVHSSNLCTEITLNTSDTETAVCNLGSVNLSRHLKDGANGKELDHDKLKQTITIAMRMLDNVIDINYYAVKKARDSNLRHRPVGLGIMGFQDSLYEMRTAYGSQAAVEFADRAMEAVCYNAYFASSELAKERGRYSSYAGSLWDQGILPIDSIDLLAQARGGYVEVDRSSTLDWDSLRTKIKTDGMRNSNCVAIAPTATISNIIGVDASIEPCFGNLSVKSNLSGEFTVVNSYLVRDLKRLGLWDDVMVMDLKHFDGSLRQIDRIPDDIKELYATAFEVDTKWLVEAGARRQKWIDQAQSLNIYMAGASGKKLDETYKLAWLRGLKTTYYLRTMAATGIEKSTGRSSGSHNAVSNESGPVGASAAAAPAAEPAVAATDVKFCAIDDPGCEACQ; encoded by the coding sequence ATGCACACAGATACCGCTGTAGCACCGTCAACCCAGGGCCAGTCTGCCTACAACGACGACCTAACCACCCCACGCTTGAGCGACGCCAACGCGTTTAGCCACTACCAGATCATTCGCCGCAACGGCGCGGTAGTGCCTTTTCTGCCAAACAAGGTGGCGGTTGCCATGATGAAGGCCTTTTTGGCCGTACACGGCACACAGGGTGCTGCATCTGCCAGCGTTCGTGAAACCGTAGACGAACTCACCCAAGGCGTTGTCAAGGCGTTGCTGCGCTCACGCCCAGCTGGTGGCACCTTCCACATTGAAGATATTCAAGACCAGGTTGAGCTGGGCCTGATGCGCGGCGGCCACCATGAGGTTGCTCGCGCCTACGTGTTGTACCGTGAGCGCCGCACGCAAGAGCGCGCCAACTCCAAAGAGCAAGTCGAGCAAGCGCCAGAAGCCGATCGTTTGCACGTCACCGATAACGGCAAGCGCATGCCGCTGGACATGGACGCCTTGCGCCACAACATTGAAGCCGCATGTGAAGGCTTGAGCTCGGACGTAAAGCCAGACCCCATCTTTAACGAGACAGTTCGCAACCTGTACGACGGTGTGCCGTTGGACGAGGTGCAAAAGGCTTCCATTCTGGCCGCTCGCACGCTGATCGAAAAAGACCCCGACTACACCTACGCCACAGCACGCCTGTTGCTGCAAACCATAGCCAAAGAGGTATTGGGCAAGCCTGTTACGCAAACCGAGCTCAACGCCTCTTACGCCGACTACTTCCCCGGCTTCATCAAAAAAGGCATCAAGGCCGAACTGCTGGACGAGAAGCTGGGCCAGTTTGACTTGGCGCGTTTGGGCGCAGCCTTGAAGCCTGAGCGCGACATGCAGTTTGACTACCTGGGCATGCAAACGCTTTACGACCGCTACTTCCTGCACATCCGCAAGCAGCGCATTGAATTGCCACAGGCATTCTTCATGCGCGTAGCCATGGGCTTGAGCCTGAACGAAGTAGACCGTGAAGCGCGTGCTATCGAGTTCTACAACATACTGTCCAGCTTCGACTTTATGTCCAGCACGCCCACGCTGTTCAACAGCGGCACTTTGCGCAGCCAGTTGTCATCTTGCTACCTCACCACCGTGCCAGACGACCTGGACGGCATTTACGAGTCCATCAAGGAAAACGCGCTGCTGTCCAAATTTGCAGGCGGCTTGGGCAACGACTGGACGCGCGTACGCGCACTGGGCTCGCACATCAAGGGCACCAACGGTGAGTCACAAGGCGTTGTGCCATTCCTGAAAGTGGTCAACGACACAGCAGTGGCCGTGAACCAGGGCGGCAAGCGCAAAGGCGCGGTGTGTACCTACCTGGAGACATGGCACCTGGACGTGGAAGAGTTTGTAGAGCTGCGTAAAAACACCGGTGACGATCGCCGCCGTACGCACGACATGAACACCGCCAACTGGATTCCAGACCTGTTCATGCGCCGCGTGATGGAAAAAGGCCAGTGGACACTGTTCTCACCGGCTGACACCGAAGACTTGCACGACTTGTTTGGCGCCGCATTCGAGAAGGCTTACGTGGCCTACGAAGCCAAGGCCGATACCGGCGAAATCACACACTACCGCCGCGTTGAAGCGACGGACCTGTGGCGCAAGATGCTGACCATGCTGTTCGAAACCGGCCACCCATGGATCACCTTCAAGGACGCTTGTAACGTACGTTCACCACAACAACACTGCGGCGTGGTGCACTCCAGCAACCTGTGTACAGAGATCACGCTCAACACCAGCGACACCGAAACCGCTGTGTGTAACTTGGGCTCTGTGAACTTGTCGCGCCACCTCAAGGACGGTGCCAACGGCAAAGAGCTGGACCACGACAAGCTCAAGCAAACCATCACCATTGCCATGCGCATGCTGGACAACGTGATTGACATCAACTACTACGCCGTCAAAAAAGCGCGCGACTCCAACCTGCGTCACCGCCCAGTGGGCTTGGGCATCATGGGCTTTCAAGACAGCCTGTACGAAATGCGCACCGCCTACGGCTCACAAGCGGCCGTGGAATTTGCAGACCGTGCCATGGAAGCGGTTTGCTACAACGCCTACTTCGCTTCAAGCGAGCTGGCCAAAGAGCGCGGACGCTACTCCTCCTACGCGGGCTCACTGTGGGACCAGGGCATTTTGCCAATCGACTCCATTGACCTGCTGGCGCAAGCACGCGGCGGCTACGTGGAGGTTGACCGCTCCAGCACGTTGGACTGGGACAGCCTGCGCACCAAGATCAAAACCGACGGCATGCGCAACTCCAACTGTGTGGCCATTGCGCCAACAGCCACCATCTCCAACATCATTGGCGTAGACGCCTCAATTGAACCTTGCTTTGGCAACTTGTCGGTGAAGTCCAACTTGTCTGGCGAGTTCACAGTCGTCAACAGCTACCTGGTGCGCGACCTGAAGCGCCTCGGATTGTGGGACGACGTCATGGTCATGGACTTGAAGCACTTTGACGGCTCACTGCGTCAAATTGACCGCATCCCAGACGACATCAAAGAGCTGTACGCCACCGCATTTGAGGTCGATACCAAGTGGTTGGTTGAAGCTGGTGCGCGTCGTCAAAAGTGGATTGACCAGGCACAGTCACTGAACATTTACATGGCTGGTGCATCTGGCAAGAAACTGGACGAAACCTACAAACTCGCGTGGTTGCGTGGCCTCAAGACCACCTACTACCTTCGCACCATGGCTGCTACCGGCATTGAAAAATCAACCGGTCGCAGCAGTGGCTCACACAACGCTGTGTCCAACGAGTCTGGCCCGGTAGGCGCAAGCGCCGCAGCAGCACCAGCGGCTGAGCCAGCAGTGGCTGCAACCGATGTGAAATTTTGTGCCATTGATGATCCAGGCTGCGAGGCTTGCCAATAA
- a CDS encoding ribonucleotide-diphosphate reductase subunit beta, with translation MLTWDNDSNTVNQTQATADQASAASAAFNAANSTTASAPNAQAMGATTANASAAHTMSATSTARVKASDKRIINGKTDVNQLVPFKYKWAWEKYLATCANHWMPQEVNMTRDIALWKDPNGLTDDERRLIKRNLGFFVTADSLAANNIVLGSYRHITAPECRQFLLRQAFEEAIHTHAYQYITESLGLDEAEIFNAYNEVESIRAKDQFLIPFIDKLCDPHFKTGTVETDQDLLKSLIVFACLMEGMFFYVGFTQILALGRQNKMTGAAEQYQYILRDESMHCNFGIDVINQIKLENPHLWTAEFKDEIKALFLQAVELEYRYAEDTMPRGVLGLNASMFKGYLRYIANRRAQQIGLEALFPNEENPFPWMSEMIDLKKERNFFETRVIEYQTGGALSWD, from the coding sequence ATGTTGACTTGGGATAACGACTCCAACACCGTGAACCAAACACAGGCCACCGCAGACCAAGCGTCTGCCGCCTCAGCAGCTTTTAACGCTGCCAACAGCACGACTGCCTCTGCACCCAACGCGCAAGCCATGGGTGCAACCACCGCCAACGCTTCGGCTGCGCACACCATGAGTGCCACCAGCACCGCACGCGTCAAGGCATCAGACAAGCGCATCATCAACGGCAAGACCGACGTCAACCAGTTGGTGCCGTTCAAATACAAATGGGCGTGGGAAAAATACCTGGCCACATGTGCCAACCACTGGATGCCACAAGAGGTCAACATGACCCGTGACATCGCGTTGTGGAAAGACCCCAACGGCCTGACAGACGACGAGCGTCGCCTCATCAAGCGCAACCTGGGCTTCTTTGTAACAGCCGACTCACTGGCTGCCAACAACATCGTGCTGGGCAGCTACCGCCACATCACCGCGCCTGAATGCCGCCAGTTTTTATTGCGTCAAGCGTTTGAAGAAGCCATTCATACACACGCCTACCAATACATTACCGAATCGCTGGGCCTGGACGAAGCCGAGATCTTCAACGCCTACAACGAAGTCGAATCAATCCGTGCCAAGGATCAATTCCTCATTCCGTTTATCGACAAGCTGTGTGACCCACACTTCAAGACCGGCACTGTTGAAACAGACCAGGACTTGCTCAAGTCATTGATTGTGTTTGCGTGCCTGATGGAAGGCATGTTCTTCTACGTTGGCTTTACGCAGATTTTGGCGCTTGGCCGCCAAAACAAGATGACCGGTGCTGCAGAGCAATACCAGTACATACTGCGTGATGAGTCCATGCACTGCAATTTCGGCATCGACGTTATCAACCAAATCAAGCTTGAAAACCCACATTTGTGGACTGCTGAATTCAAAGACGAAATCAAGGCGTTATTTTTGCAGGCAGTTGAGTTAGAGTATCGCTATGCAGAAGACACCATGCCGCGTGGCGTGTTGGGCTTGAATGCATCGATGTTTAAAGGCTACTTGCGCTACATTGCGAACCGACGTGCTCAACAAATTGGCTTGGAGGCTTTGTTCCCAAATGAAGAAAACCCCTTCCCTTGGATGAGCGAAATGATTGACTTGAAAAAAGAACGTAACTTCTTTGAGACTCGTGTGATCGAGTACCAGACCGGTGGCGCTCTGTCCTGGGACTAA
- the ccsA gene encoding cytochrome c biogenesis protein CcsA: protein MILPVSPLFLASSGAAAAGYLVVAAAHQRLGTQMAKWLFALTWALHGLALMAYWWSNPNHFGFAVAISVTAWLVSTIYGIETQLQPKLRARWVLSALGAVAVSLAVLFPGEAHPSAHSVWLPIHWALGLASYGLIAVAVFHAWLVKRTEFAIRHAQAPDDHIPLLALERLMFQFVGAGFVLLTASLLAGLSFTESVYGVSWRLDHKTVFSVLAWLTIGGLLVARWRLGWRGKTAARVLYVGAGLLLMGYVGSRFVLEVLLARA from the coding sequence ATGATTCTACCGGTCAGCCCTTTATTTCTCGCCTCGTCTGGCGCGGCTGCTGCTGGCTACTTGGTTGTGGCAGCGGCACACCAGCGTTTGGGCACGCAAATGGCCAAATGGCTTTTTGCGCTCACCTGGGCCCTGCACGGCCTGGCGCTGATGGCTTACTGGTGGAGCAACCCAAATCATTTTGGATTTGCAGTCGCCATCAGCGTGACGGCCTGGTTGGTATCCACCATTTACGGCATTGAGACACAACTGCAACCCAAACTGCGTGCGCGATGGGTATTGTCTGCTTTGGGCGCGGTGGCGGTGAGCTTGGCGGTGTTGTTTCCAGGCGAGGCGCACCCCAGTGCACACTCGGTGTGGCTGCCCATTCACTGGGCCTTGGGTCTGGCCTCTTATGGCCTGATTGCAGTGGCCGTGTTTCATGCATGGCTGGTCAAGCGCACAGAATTTGCCATTCGTCACGCCCAAGCGCCCGATGACCACATCCCTTTGCTGGCGCTAGAGCGCTTGATGTTTCAGTTTGTGGGCGCGGGCTTTGTCTTGCTCACAGCCAGTTTACTGGCGGGCTTGAGTTTTACCGAGTCTGTATATGGTGTCAGCTGGCGTCTGGACCATAAAACCGTGTTTTCTGTGTTGGCTTGGCTGACCATTGGTGGTTTGCTTGTGGCGCGCTGGCGCCTGGGCTGGCGTGGCAAAACGGCTGCACGCGTGTTGTATGTGGGCGCAGGGCTGTTGCTAATGGGCTACGTGGGTTCGCGCTTTGTCTTGGAAGTTTTACTGGCCCGCGCCTAA
- a CDS encoding DUF3426 domain-containing protein, with protein sequence MFEDNRSPVQLSTQCPHCQTPLQADVGALQRSKGWARCGRCHYLFDAVAHTGIPTLAPVSSGFADDTPTATPQAPGMRQAVAQVPDGIAPEPVGKAPMQDESAAFVTQPADSFDTQSEPASELEPEPEQEPEQEPEQEPEHDVAAPVETPGTGLAEPVAVIGSEPVAAGDVSKASYALPEVPSSWQALSQALDDAIPAKQAARSEAVVEDANLSEPQLEGQAVGDSDVSESLPPLSDQAAQDTPATIQSDQDLLGAPVAAPELVAEPAPSHVGSDPASDQDDRASTGVRWVFLLAAFVLLLLLGAQLTYFQRDWLVARMPQLQPVAQQICQRMGCTIEPVQDMSQMRILSSSVMRLHSGELQLDITLENKGELQLAVPNIDVLLTDGTDQVFMTHQVRPADWPQVLERLDANSRYPVTVRWSTNDKDAVRMVGYRTQLSYD encoded by the coding sequence ATGTTCGAAGACAACCGCTCACCTGTTCAACTCAGCACCCAATGCCCACATTGTCAAACGCCACTACAAGCTGATGTAGGGGCCTTGCAGCGCTCAAAAGGCTGGGCAAGATGTGGTCGTTGTCACTATTTGTTTGATGCGGTGGCGCACACCGGCATACCAACACTGGCCCCCGTGAGCAGTGGCTTTGCAGACGACACACCGACCGCCACGCCCCAGGCGCCCGGTATGCGTCAGGCGGTGGCGCAGGTACCAGACGGTATTGCACCAGAGCCTGTTGGCAAAGCGCCCATGCAAGATGAGTCTGCAGCCTTTGTGACGCAGCCCGCAGATAGCTTTGACACCCAGTCTGAGCCCGCGTCAGAGCTTGAACCAGAGCCCGAGCAAGAGCCCGAGCAAGAGCCCGAGCAAGAGCCCGAGCATGACGTTGCAGCGCCGGTCGAAACACCAGGCACTGGGCTGGCGGAACCGGTTGCGGTGATTGGGTCTGAGCCTGTCGCAGCTGGCGATGTGTCAAAAGCCTCTTACGCGTTACCAGAGGTGCCCAGCAGCTGGCAGGCTTTGTCGCAGGCTTTGGATGACGCCATTCCCGCCAAGCAGGCCGCGCGCAGCGAAGCGGTCGTTGAAGATGCCAACCTGTCTGAGCCCCAGCTGGAAGGGCAGGCCGTTGGTGACAGCGATGTCAGCGAGTCTTTGCCGCCGTTGTCTGACCAGGCCGCACAAGACACGCCCGCCACCATCCAGTCTGATCAGGATTTGCTGGGTGCGCCTGTGGCTGCGCCAGAACTGGTAGCCGAGCCTGCACCATCTCATGTGGGCAGCGACCCGGCTTCAGATCAGGACGACCGGGCCAGCACTGGTGTGCGCTGGGTGTTCTTGCTGGCGGCGTTTGTGTTGTTGCTGTTACTTGGTGCGCAGCTGACGTATTTTCAACGTGACTGGTTGGTTGCGCGCATGCCCCAGTTGCAGCCTGTTGCACAGCAGATTTGTCAGCGTATGGGTTGCACGATTGAGCCAGTGCAGGACATGAGCCAAATGCGCATATTGTCATCATCGGTGATGCGTTTGCACAGCGGTGAATTGCAGCTGGACATCACACTTGAGAACAAGGGTGAGCTGCAGCTGGCGGTTCCCAACATTGATGTGTTGCTAACCGATGGCACCGATCAGGTCTTCATGACACACCAGGTGAGGCCTGCAGATTGGCCCCAAGTGCTTGAGCGCTTAGACGCCAATAGTCGCTATCCCGTAACCGTGCGTTGGTCAACCAATGACAAGGATGCGGTGCGTATGGTGGGTTACCGCACACAGCTGTCTTACGACTAG
- a CDS encoding histone H1-like repetitive region-containing protein, translating to MATAKKAPAKKAVAKKAPAKKAVVKKVVAAKKPAAKKAPVKKVAAKKVAAKKPVAKKAAAKKPAAKKVAAKKVVAKKAVAKKPAAKKVAAKKVVAKKAVAKKAVAKKPVAKKVVAKKAVAKKPAAKKAVAKKVVAKKAAAKPAAKKAVAKKPVAKKAVAKKAAAKPAAKKK from the coding sequence ATGGCAACTGCAAAAAAAGCACCGGCTAAAAAGGCCGTAGCAAAGAAAGCTCCGGCTAAAAAAGCCGTCGTGAAAAAGGTAGTGGCGGCTAAAAAGCCAGCAGCGAAGAAAGCACCGGTAAAAAAGGTAGCAGCCAAGAAGGTTGCCGCTAAAAAGCCAGTAGCAAAGAAAGCTGCCGCCAAGAAGCCAGCAGCTAAAAAAGTTGCGGCCAAAAAGGTTGTAGCCAAGAAAGCTGTAGCCAAAAAGCCAGCAGCCAAAAAAGTTGCGGCCAAAAAGGTTGTAGCCAAGAAAGCTGTAGCCAAGAAAGCTGTAGCCAAAAAGCCAGTAGCCAAAAAAGTTGTTGCCAAAAAAGCCGTTGCCAAGAAGCCAGCAGCCAAAAAAGCAGTTGCCAAGAAAGTCGTTGCTAAAAAAGCAGCCGCTAAGCCTGCTGCAAAAAAGGCCGTTGCCAAGAAGCCAGTAGCTAAAAAAGCAGTTGCCAAAAAAGCAGCCGCCAAGCCTGCTGCAAAAAAAAAGTAA